The nucleotide sequence AGCCTCACGCCCTGCTTGGCGAGGAGCGGTTTCACAAACTGCAGCAGCTCACCGGCTGGGACGGGGGTGGCCCCCACCCGCAGGGTCCCGGCGGAGGCCAAGGAGGCGAAGAGCAGGGCAGAAAGGGTCAGGATAGGGCGCATGGCAGGCTCCTCTTTCAGCGGTGGTCGGCGCGGCGGGCGACGTGGTCACCGAGCCACTGCACGCCCTGTACCAGCACGAGCAGCAGGGCGACGGTGGCAAGCATCACGTCCGTCTCGAAGCGCTGGTAGCCGTAGCGAATGGCGAGGTCACCCAGGCCGCCGCCGCCGATGGCTCCCGCCATCGCGCTGTAGCCGATCAGGCTCACCAGCATCACCGTAAAGGCGTGAATCAGCGCAGGCCGGGCTTCGGGCAGCAGCACCTTCCAAACGATCTGACCGGTGCGCGCGCCCATCGCGCGAGCAGCCTCGACCACGCCGTAGGGCACGTCGCGCAGCGCCCCGTCGACCAGACGGGCTACGAAGGGAATCGCCGCCACGGTGAGGGGCACGGTCGCCGCGGTGCTGCCGATGCTGGTGCCCGTGATCAGGCGGGTCAAGGGAATCAGCACGACGAGCAGGATGATGAAGGGCAGGCTGCGGCCCACGTTGACAGCGGCGTCAAGCACCCGGAAGGTGAGGGGCTGTGGGCGCAGGCCGCCGGGCCGGGTGAGGGTCAGCGCCACGCCGAGAAGCGTGCCCAGAAGCTGCGCGATCAGGGCGCTGGGAAGCACCATCAGGAGGGTTTCCAGGGTGGCCGGCCACAGCAGGGGAAGCAGGCTTTCGATCATTCGTGAACTCCGGCGCGGCGCGCCACGTCCCGCAGGCGAACTTCGGGGTCGGGGGCGTCCTCGGGCAGGGCCAGCCAGGCATCCACGCCCTGTGGATGCGAGTCGGCCTGCACAAGGCGGGCCCCCAGCGCGCCGAGGGTGATGAGGGTGCGCCCCCCCAGATCAGGCAGGCTGACGCGGCGCAGCGTCTCGCCGGGGTGCAGCTCCGCCTGGGGCCGGTGCGCGTCGAGCAGGGCGCGGGTCACGGGGTGGGCCGGCTGGGCGAGAACCCCGCGCGTCTCGCCGCTCTCCACCAGGCGCCCCGCGTCAAGCACGGCAACGTGGGTGCAGGCGGCCCGCACGACGTCCATCTGGTGCGTCACGATCACCAGGGTGAGATCGCGCTCCCGCTGAAGCTCCGTGAGCAGCGCCAGGATGCCCGCGCTGGTCTCCGGGTCCAGGGCGCTGGTGGCCTCGTCGGCGAGCAGCAGATCAGGGTCCAGGGCAAGGGCGCGGGCAATCCCGACGCGCTGTTTCTGACCACCGGAGAGCTGAGCGGGATAGCGGTGCGCGAGGTCCCCCAGGCCGACCTGCGCGAGCAGTTCGCGGGCGCGCGCTTCCCGGGAAGCGCGGGGCACCCCGGCAAGCTCCAGCGGGAGCGTCACGTTGCCCAGGGCGGTGCGCTGGGCAAGCAGGTTGAAGTGCTGAAAGACCAGACCGGTGCGGGCCTGGCGCCGGCGCAGCTCGGCGGGGGTGAGGCGAGCAAGCTCCTGGCCCTGCACCCACACCTGCCCCGTATCGGGGGTTTCCAGGCCGCTGATCAGGCGGACCAACGTGCTTTTGCCCGCGCCGCTGCGGCCGATGATGCCCGTGCGGCTGCCGCGCGGTACGGTGAGGTGCAGGTCGCGCAGGGCGGGAGACGGCTGGCCGGGATAGGTCTTGGTGACCCCGGCAAAGACCAGGGCGGGCGGGGGAACTGAGGCGGTCAAGGTGGGGTCCTCCGTCGGGAGAAAGCCGGAGGGAACGCAACAACGTCCCCTTCCGAGGCGAAGCAACGGAGAAGGGGACGCGCAAACGTCTGGTGACCCTTCTCTTATCGGTCCCGCTGCGGGGAAAAAGCCATCGTTGGCGCAAGCGGGCTGGCAAGCACCGATGCCGTGATGAGGGCCGGTTGCTGCGGCGGTCTCTGGGCCAGATCCCTACGCCGCTCTGGATAAGAGTGGACCCGTACGGGTCCGCATGACCCTACAGCAGCTGACCTTCCTTGTCAACCAAGCGTACACTGCGGCCATGACCCTTCCCAGCTCCGAGGAGCAACTCGCCCTGCTGCGTGCCACCTACCCGACGCCCGAAGGCCTCAGCGCACAGCTCGAGCGGGAATTCGCGGCGCTCGCGCAGACCATGCGGGCCGCTGCGCCCCACTGGCACACGCCCATGCCGGGCCGAACGTGGTCACCCGCGCAGGAGGCCGAACACACCATCTTGGTCAATGAGGGCACCGGAAGAGTGGTCCGCCTGCTGCTGTCCGAGCGGCCGCTGCGCCCGGTCCCCTTGGAGCCGGGCCGCACCGCGCAGGGCAAACGGCTCGCGCCGCCGGGAACAGAACCGGGACCGGGCGAGGCCCTGGAGACGCTGCTGGAACGGCACGCCGCCGCCGGGCCTCTGCTGAGCGGGGCGCGGGCGGCGCCCAATCCAGAACGGACCTTCCCCCACCCCTTTCTGGGTGAGCTTGACGCGCTGGACTGGCTGCGCATGGCCGCTTGGCACACCCGGCACCATCGCCAGGCCATCGAGCGCGGCCTCGCGGCGCTGGGGGACGATCAGGCCACCGGGTAGTAGAACGCCGCGCAGGCCAGAATGACGTACACGCCGAGCAGCAGCAGACCCTCCAGCCAGTTGGTCTCGCCGTCACGGGCAACCGAATTGGCAATCAAAACTCCCGCGCCCACCGCGACGAGTTCCAGCGGCGTCACGACCAGATTCATCGGCTGACCCACCACCAAGCCCGCCAGCACCAGCAGCGGCGCGACCAGCAGCGCGACCTGCACGGTGGAGCCCAGGCTGATGGTCATGGCGAGGTCCATCTTGTCCCGCAGGGCGAACAGCACGGCGGCGGCATGCTCGGCCGCGTTGCCGATGATGGGGATCAGAATCAGGCCCACAAAAAACTCGGTGAGGCCGAGCGCTGCGGTGGCCGCCTCCAGGCTGCCCACCAGAAACTCAGACATCAAGCCCACGGCGACGGTGGCGGCAAGCAGCACCCCGACTGCGCGCGGCACGCTCCAGAGGGGGGCACTGTGATCCTCGTCGGCGGTGGAGAGCAGGTCGCGGTGGGTCCGCAGGGTAAAGTACAGGTAGCCCAGGTACACCACGATCAGCACGGCGGCGGCCGCGTCACTCAGGCGGACATCCAGCCGCAGGACCTCGCGCGGCGCCACGGCTCGGGCGGTGAGGTCGAAGATGGTGGGGATCATCAGGGCCAGAACGCTCACGGAGAGCAGGCTGGCGACGGTGCCCGCGCTCTTCACGTTGAAGCGCTGCGACCGGTGCTTGAGGCCGCCCAGAAAGACAGCCAGACCCAGCACCAGCAGCAGGTTGCCCAGAAGGGAACCCACGATGCTGGCCTTGACCACCGCCAGCTTGCCCGCGCGCAGCGCAAAAAAGGCGATGATGAGCTCTGTCGCGTTGCCAAAGGTGGCGTTCAGCAGGCCGCTGGCGGTGCTGCCCAGCCGCGCGGCAAGCTGCTCGGTGGCCGTTCCCATCAGCCCCGCCAGGGGCAGGATGGCGAGGGCCGCGCTCAGAAAGATCAGCGTGGGGTTGCCGTGCGTGACTTCCAGAAAGACCGCTACGGGAAGGAAGATCAGGAGCGCGTTCAGCCACTGCATAGGGGGCAGTGTACGGGCAGGGCGCGGGGACGCACCTTCAGCGTACCGTGAGGCAAAGCAGGACGGGAGGCGCGGGCGGCTGGTAGCCTGGGCCCCGCGTATGGCGACGGTGGCAGAGCTGCGGGAGAGACTCAGGCGGCCGCTCGCGGCGGAACTCGCGGCGGGCTGCGCGAATCGGGTGGTGGCGGGCGGCGTGGAGCGCTTGCTGGCCTCGCCCCTCGCCGGGCCGTTTCCGGCGGTGCGCGAGGCGCTGCGCGGGTACGCGGCACTCGATGTCGGGGCACGCGCCGAAGCGCTGCACAAGGCGCTCGCCCTCCTCGAGGAAGAGGTGCGTCCGCCGGTTTCACCCGCCGCACGTGCGGCGCCCCCTACCGCCGCCCCCGGGGAGCGGCTTCCTCTTGACGCAGAGGTGTCGCGCCTGGCAACCGGGCCGGGGGGAACCAAAAAACTCCAGTCGCTGGGCCTGTACACCCTACGGGACGTGCTGCACGCCTACCCGCATCGCCATGAGGACCGCCGGGCGCTGCCGGACCTCTCGGAGGTGCCGGAGGGACAGAAGGTGACGGTGGAGGGCACGGTGGTGGCCAAAAGCCGCCGCAAGCCGAGGCCTAACATGCTGATTCTGGACGTGACGCTGGAAACGCCGGCGGGCGGGCGGGTGCGAGCGTCGTGGTTTAACCAGCCCTGGGTCGAAAAGCAGCTGCGGGAGGGCGCGCGCCTGGTGCTGACCGGCCGGGTGAAACGGTTCGGGCGCACGGTCCAGCTCGGGGTCGAGCACCTGGAGACGGTGGAGGACGCGCGCGACAGCCTCAGCACCGGGCGGATCGTGGGGGTGTATGACAGCAAGGACGGGATCTCGCAGGAGTTCTTGCGGCGGGCCGCCTTTCGCGCGCTTCAGGCAGCGCCGCTGGACGATTACCTGCCCGCCCACTGGCGGCGCGAACGCGGCCTGACGGACCTGGGTGACGCCCTGTGGGGAATTCACTTTCCGCGCGACGAGGCGCAGCTTGAACGCGCCCTGCACCGGCTGCGCTTTGACGAGTACCTCTTTCTGGAGCTGCGGGTGCTGCTGCAGGGCGAAGACGGGGTGCTGCTGGGGAAGCGCTTTCAGGCGGACAGCGGGGACATCGACCGGTTCGAGGCGGCGCTTCCCTTTCGCTTCACCAACGCGCAGCGGCGGGTCCTGCTTGAAATCGTCGACGACATGCGCAGTGAACGGCAGATGGCGCGGTTGGTGCAGGGGGACGTGGGGAGCGGCAAGACGGCGGTGGCTGCCTGTGCCCTGTACCTTGCGGTGCGGGACGGCTACCAGGGGGCGCTGATGGCCCCGACGGAGATTCTGGCGCGGCAGCACCACGCGAATCTCGTGGGGTACCTCTCCGGGCTTGATGTTCGGGTGGGCCTCCTGATCGGCGCGATGGCGCCGCGGCAGAAGCTGGAGATGCAGGCCCGCATCGCCGCAGGGGATGTGGACGTGGTGGTGGGCACGCAGGCGCTTATTCAGGAGAACGTGCACTTTAACAACCTGGGGCTGGCCGTGATCGATGAGGAACACCGCTTCGGCGTGATGCAGCGGCGGCGGCTGCTCGCGGGCCGTCCGGACGTGCTGGTGATGTCGGCCACGCCCATTCCGCGCTCCCTGGCACTCACGGCGTACGGAGATCTGGAGCTGTCGGTGATCGATGAATTGCCGCCGGGCCGTACCCCGGTGGAGACGAAGCTGATTGGGGACACGCACCGCGTGCAGGCGTACGGCTTCGTGATGCGCCAGATCCGGGAGGGGCGGCAGGCCTATGTGGTGACGGCCCTGATCGAGGAGAACGAGAACCTGGAGCTGCTGGCCGCGACACAGCTGACGGATGACCTGCGCAGAATGCTGCCCGAAGCGCGCATCGAGCTGCTGCACGGCCGGATGACGGCGGCAGAAAAGGACCAGGTGATGGACCGCTTTCGCGCCCGCGAGTTCGACATCCTGGTGAGCACCACCGTGATCGAAGTCGGTGTGGACGTTCCCAACGCGACGGTCATGGTGATCGAAAACGCCGAGCGCTTTGGTCTGGCGCAGCTTCACCAGCTGCGGGGCCGGGTGGGCCGCGGCAGCGCGCAGAGCTACTGCGTGCTGATCGCGGGCGAGCACTCCCGGAAGACGCGGCAGCGCCTCAAAATCATCGAGGGGAGCACGGACGGCTTCGTGATCGCCGAGGCCGACCTCAAGCTGCGCGGCCCCGGCGAGCTGCGGGGAACCCGGCAAAGCGGCCTGCCCGACCTGAGGCTGGGCGACCTCGCCAGCGACGTAGAGATCATCGAGCAGGCACGGGCGCTGGCCAAGCACATCCTCACGCATGATCCCCGCTTGGAACACCCGAGGTTGCAGTTTCTTCGCCAAGAACTTCAGCGCCGCAGCCAGAGCGTGGCCTTCCGCGAGGTGATCTAGGAAGCACCCGTGACAACCGTGTGACACCGGGGGCCTACACTGGGGGTATCAGCGCAATGAAGCAGGCGGACCGGGTGAAGTCCGC is from Deinococcus sp. YIM 77859 and encodes:
- a CDS encoding methionine ABC transporter permease, coding for MIESLLPLLWPATLETLLMVLPSALIAQLLGTLLGVALTLTRPGGLRPQPLTFRVLDAAVNVGRSLPFIILLVVLIPLTRLITGTSIGSTAATVPLTVAAIPFVARLVDGALRDVPYGVVEAARAMGARTGQIVWKVLLPEARPALIHAFTVMLVSLIGYSAMAGAIGGGGLGDLAIRYGYQRFETDVMLATVALLLVLVQGVQWLGDHVARRADHR
- a CDS encoding methionine ABC transporter ATP-binding protein — translated: MTASVPPPALVFAGVTKTYPGQPSPALRDLHLTVPRGSRTGIIGRSGAGKSTLVRLISGLETPDTGQVWVQGQELARLTPAELRRRQARTGLVFQHFNLLAQRTALGNVTLPLELAGVPRASREARARELLAQVGLGDLAHRYPAQLSGGQKQRVGIARALALDPDLLLADEATSALDPETSAGILALLTELQRERDLTLVIVTHQMDVVRAACTHVAVLDAGRLVESGETRGVLAQPAHPVTRALLDAHRPQAELHPGETLRRVSLPDLGGRTLITLGALGARLVQADSHPQGVDAWLALPEDAPDPEVRLRDVARRAGVHE
- a CDS encoding DinB family protein — protein: MTLPSSEEQLALLRATYPTPEGLSAQLEREFAALAQTMRAAAPHWHTPMPGRTWSPAQEAEHTILVNEGTGRVVRLLLSERPLRPVPLEPGRTAQGKRLAPPGTEPGPGEALETLLERHAAAGPLLSGARAAPNPERTFPHPFLGELDALDWLRMAAWHTRHHRQAIERGLAALGDDQATG
- the recG gene encoding ATP-dependent DNA helicase RecG, with protein sequence MATVAELRERLRRPLAAELAAGCANRVVAGGVERLLASPLAGPFPAVREALRGYAALDVGARAEALHKALALLEEEVRPPVSPAARAAPPTAAPGERLPLDAEVSRLATGPGGTKKLQSLGLYTLRDVLHAYPHRHEDRRALPDLSEVPEGQKVTVEGTVVAKSRRKPRPNMLILDVTLETPAGGRVRASWFNQPWVEKQLREGARLVLTGRVKRFGRTVQLGVEHLETVEDARDSLSTGRIVGVYDSKDGISQEFLRRAAFRALQAAPLDDYLPAHWRRERGLTDLGDALWGIHFPRDEAQLERALHRLRFDEYLFLELRVLLQGEDGVLLGKRFQADSGDIDRFEAALPFRFTNAQRRVLLEIVDDMRSERQMARLVQGDVGSGKTAVAACALYLAVRDGYQGALMAPTEILARQHHANLVGYLSGLDVRVGLLIGAMAPRQKLEMQARIAAGDVDVVVGTQALIQENVHFNNLGLAVIDEEHRFGVMQRRRLLAGRPDVLVMSATPIPRSLALTAYGDLELSVIDELPPGRTPVETKLIGDTHRVQAYGFVMRQIREGRQAYVVTALIEENENLELLAATQLTDDLRRMLPEARIELLHGRMTAAEKDQVMDRFRAREFDILVSTTVIEVGVDVPNATVMVIENAERFGLAQLHQLRGRVGRGSAQSYCVLIAGEHSRKTRQRLKIIEGSTDGFVIAEADLKLRGPGELRGTRQSGLPDLRLGDLASDVEIIEQARALAKHILTHDPRLEHPRLQFLRQELQRRSQSVAFREVI
- the cax gene encoding calcium/proton exchanger translates to MQWLNALLIFLPVAVFLEVTHGNPTLIFLSAALAILPLAGLMGTATEQLAARLGSTASGLLNATFGNATELIIAFFALRAGKLAVVKASIVGSLLGNLLLVLGLAVFLGGLKHRSQRFNVKSAGTVASLLSVSVLALMIPTIFDLTARAVAPREVLRLDVRLSDAAAAVLIVVYLGYLYFTLRTHRDLLSTADEDHSAPLWSVPRAVGVLLAATVAVGLMSEFLVGSLEAATAALGLTEFFVGLILIPIIGNAAEHAAAVLFALRDKMDLAMTISLGSTVQVALLVAPLLVLAGLVVGQPMNLVVTPLELVAVGAGVLIANSVARDGETNWLEGLLLLGVYVILACAAFYYPVA